A single window of Rana temporaria chromosome 1, aRanTem1.1, whole genome shotgun sequence DNA harbors:
- the PURG gene encoding purine-rich element-binding protein gamma, with amino-acid sequence MERGRGQREGASMSRNVYPQQYNYPSSQNLEIQELASKRVDIQKKRFYLDVKQSARGRFLKIAEVWIGRGRQDNIRKSKLTLSLSVAAELKDCLGDFIEHYAHLGLRSSHSQRSDHGSEKEHDSRRRPHPVSPSGSVGSEEPTTHSVLKTEYIERDNRKYYLDLKENQRGRFLRIRQTMTRGPGMIGYFGQSLGQEQTIVLPAQGMIEFRDALVQLIEDYGEGDIEERRGGADEPPELPEGTSFRVDNKRFYFDVGSNRYGIFLRVSEVRPPYRNTITVPYKVWTRFGDNFIKYEEEMRKIYNGHKEKRMDIRVDSSEEQECPE; translated from the coding sequence ATGGAGCGAGGAAGAGGCCAAAGGGAAGGTGCAAGCATGAGCAGAAATGTTTACCCACAACAATACAACTACCCCTCCTCCCAGAATTTAGAGATACAGGAATTGGCATCTAAGAGAGTAGACATTCagaaaaagagattttatttGGATGTTAAGCAGAGTGCTCGAGGCCGTTTTTTGAAGATAGCAGAGGTGTGGATTGGTAGAGGACGACAGGATAACATCAGAAAAAGTAAACTGACTTTATCTTTGTCCGTTGCTGCTGAATTAAAGGATTGTTTGGGAGATTTCATTGAGCATTATGCCCACCTGGGTCTTCGAAGCAGTCATTCCCAACGCAGCGACCATGGAAGTGAAAAAGAGCACGATTCCAGGAGGAGACCGCATCCAGTATCGCCTTCAGGGTCTGTTGGATCAGAAGAACCTACAACACACAGTGTTCTGAAGACTGAATACATTGAACGAGACAACAGAAAATATTATCTAGACCTTAAAGAAAACCAGCGTGGACGTTTTTTAAGAATTAGACAAACTATGACCAGAGGGCCTGGGATGATTGGCTATTTTGGCCAGAGTCTGGGTCAGGAGCAAACTATTGTTCTGCCAGCTCAAGGTATGATTGAATTTAGGGATGCTCTGGTTCAGCTTATTGAAGACTATGGAGAAGGAGACATTGAAGAGCGAAGAGGTGGTGCAGATGAACCCCCTGAGCTTCCAGAAGGAACATCATTCAGAGTGGATAACAAAAGGTTCTACTTTGATGTTGGTTCCAACCGTTATGGCATATTCTTAAGGGTAAGTGAGGTTAGACCACCCTACCGCAACACTATTACAGTTCCTTACAAGGTATGGACGAGGTTTGGTGACAATTTTATCAAATATGAAGAAGAAATGAGAAAAATTTACAATGGCCATAAAGAAAAGAGAATGGATATACGTGTGGACAGTAGTGAAGAGCAAGAGTGTCCTGAGTAG